The proteins below come from a single Bartonella schoenbuchensis R1 genomic window:
- the rpsT gene encoding 30S ribosomal protein S20, with product MANTLSAKKAVRKIAARTQVNKARRSRVRTFIRKFNDALASGDKASAEVAFKNFEPEIMRAVSKGVFHKNTAARKVSCLAKRLKAFSA from the coding sequence ATGGCGAATACACTTTCAGCCAAAAAAGCGGTGCGCAAGATCGCAGCACGCACGCAGGTCAATAAGGCCCGCCGTTCACGCGTTCGCACTTTTATTCGTAAATTTAATGATGCTTTAGCTAGCGGTGATAAAGCTTCTGCAGAAGTAGCATTTAAAAATTTTGAACCTGAAATTATGCGTGCGGTTTCTAAAGGGGTTTTTCATAAGAATACTGCTGCACGAAAAGTGTCGTGTTTAGCAAAACGCTTAAAAGCTTTTAGCGCCTAA
- the acnA gene encoding aconitate hydratase AcnA yields the protein MSQIDSFKCRKTLNVGGKEYVYYSLIEAEKNGLKGVSRLPFSMKVLLENLLRFEDGRTVKKENILNIAHWLNDKGSAGAEISYRPARVLMQDFTGVPAIVDLAAMRDAMVKLGGDAEKINPLIPVDLVIDHSIIVDNFGNSMAFKKNVEREYERNGERYRFLKWGQKAFKNFRVVPPRTGICHQVNLEYLAQCVWMNDGDGCQTVYPDTCVGTDSHTTMVNGLGVLGWGVGGIEAEAAMLGQPVSMLLPEVIGFHLTGKLKEGVTATDLVLRVTQILRQKGVVGKFVEFFGPGLEYMTLADRATIANMAPEYGATCGFFPIDKETIRYLNMTGRDENRIALVEAYSKAQGMWRDETGPDPVFSDVIELDMGSIVPSMAGPKRPEGRVPLEDVGQGFEMALVHDYKKTTGQNDRYKVEGEEYELGHGDVVIAAITSCTNTSNPSVLIAAGLLARNAVAKGLKTKPWVKTSLAPGSQVVEAYLLSSGLQKDLDALGFNLVGFGCTTCIGNSGPLLPAISKTINDNGLITSAVLSGNRNFEGRVSPDVQANYLASPPLVVAHALMGTVRKDLTQEPLGRGSDGQPVYLKDIWPTSKEIQEFIEENVTRKIFVEKYADVFKGDENWQKVQVSSGVTYSWDDQSTYVRNPPYFDGMLKVPGALEDIKNARILGLFGDKITTDHISPAGSIKVDSPAGQYLTDHGVKMADFNQYGTRRGNHEVMMRGTFANIRIRNFMLGESGREGGYTVHYPSKEETTIYDAAMTYKQERVPLVIFAGIEYGNGSSRDWAAKGTNLLGVKAVIAQSFERIHRSNLVGMGIVPFVFEAGASWQSLGLKGDEQITIEGIDNLKPRQKTTATITFSDGMVKTVPLLCRVDTEDELDYLHHGGILHYVLRNLAG from the coding sequence ATGTCTCAAATTGATAGCTTTAAGTGTCGTAAAACTTTAAATGTTGGTGGCAAAGAATACGTTTATTATAGCTTGATTGAAGCAGAGAAAAACGGCCTTAAAGGTGTTTCTCGTTTGCCATTTTCCATGAAGGTTCTTCTCGAAAATCTGCTACGATTTGAAGATGGCCGTACAGTTAAAAAAGAAAATATTTTAAACATTGCTCATTGGCTGAATGATAAAGGCAGCGCTGGTGCAGAAATCTCTTATCGCCCCGCACGCGTTCTCATGCAAGATTTTACTGGCGTCCCTGCAATTGTTGATCTTGCTGCAATGCGCGATGCTATGGTCAAATTAGGAGGAGACGCTGAAAAAATCAACCCTCTCATTCCTGTTGACCTCGTCATTGACCACTCAATTATCGTTGATAATTTTGGCAATTCAATGGCATTTAAGAAAAATGTTGAGCGTGAATATGAGCGCAATGGCGAGCGTTATCGTTTTCTTAAATGGGGGCAGAAAGCGTTTAAAAATTTTCGTGTTGTTCCTCCCAGAACAGGGATTTGTCATCAGGTCAATTTAGAATATTTAGCGCAATGTGTATGGATGAACGATGGGGATGGTTGTCAGACAGTTTATCCTGACACGTGCGTGGGAACTGATTCGCATACAACCATGGTGAATGGTTTGGGTGTTTTAGGTTGGGGTGTTGGCGGTATTGAAGCAGAAGCTGCCATGTTGGGGCAGCCAGTTTCAATGTTATTACCTGAAGTTATTGGTTTTCATTTAACTGGAAAACTGAAAGAAGGTGTAACTGCTACTGACTTAGTTCTAAGGGTAACACAAATTTTACGCCAAAAAGGTGTTGTTGGTAAATTTGTTGAATTTTTTGGTCCTGGTTTAGAGTATATGACGCTTGCTGATCGGGCGACAATTGCGAATATGGCGCCTGAATATGGGGCAACCTGTGGTTTTTTCCCAATTGATAAAGAAACAATACGCTATCTTAATATGACAGGGCGCGATGAAAATCGGATTGCTTTGGTAGAGGCTTATTCTAAAGCACAAGGGATGTGGCGTGATGAAACAGGACCTGATCCTGTTTTTAGTGATGTAATTGAATTAGATATGGGAAGCATTGTGCCTTCTATGGCTGGCCCTAAACGTCCTGAAGGGCGGGTTCCATTGGAAGATGTGGGCCAAGGTTTTGAGATGGCATTGGTCCATGATTATAAGAAAACTACTGGGCAAAATGACCGTTATAAGGTTGAGGGTGAGGAGTATGAGCTCGGTCATGGAGATGTGGTGATTGCTGCGATTACTTCTTGTACGAATACATCAAATCCAAGTGTTCTTATTGCTGCTGGCCTTTTGGCACGTAATGCTGTGGCAAAAGGTCTCAAAACCAAGCCATGGGTTAAAACTTCTCTTGCGCCTGGTTCACAGGTAGTTGAAGCTTATCTTCTTAGTTCAGGTCTTCAGAAAGATTTGGATGCTTTAGGGTTTAACTTAGTTGGGTTTGGATGCACGACATGTATCGGGAACTCTGGTCCTTTGCTGCCAGCCATTTCCAAAACGATAAACGATAATGGTTTAATTACTTCAGCAGTCCTTTCAGGTAATCGTAACTTTGAAGGGCGTGTATCACCTGATGTGCAAGCAAATTATTTAGCTTCACCACCGTTAGTTGTAGCGCATGCTCTTATGGGGACGGTACGCAAAGATCTAACCCAAGAGCCTCTTGGTAGAGGTTCGGATGGTCAGCCAGTTTACTTAAAAGATATTTGGCCTACTTCTAAAGAAATACAAGAATTTATCGAAGAAAATGTTACTCGTAAGATTTTTGTTGAGAAATATGCAGATGTGTTTAAGGGAGATGAAAATTGGCAAAAAGTTCAAGTGTCTTCTGGTGTTACCTATTCTTGGGATGATCAGTCAACTTATGTACGTAACCCGCCTTATTTCGACGGTATGCTGAAAGTTCCTGGTGCATTAGAAGATATTAAAAATGCACGAATTTTAGGTTTGTTTGGTGATAAAATTACGACTGATCATATTTCTCCTGCTGGTTCTATTAAGGTTGATTCGCCTGCGGGGCAATATTTGACTGATCATGGTGTTAAAATGGCTGATTTTAATCAGTATGGAACCCGTCGTGGAAATCATGAAGTTATGATGCGTGGGACCTTTGCTAACATCCGCATTCGTAATTTTATGTTAGGAGAAAGTGGTCGTGAAGGAGGTTATACAGTTCATTATCCATCCAAAGAAGAAACAACAATTTACGATGCAGCAATGACATATAAGCAAGAAAGAGTCCCACTCGTTATTTTTGCTGGTATTGAATATGGCAACGGGTCATCTCGTGATTGGGCGGCTAAAGGTACTAATCTTCTTGGTGTAAAAGCAGTGATTGCTCAATCTTTTGAGCGTATTCATCGGTCTAATCTTGTTGGTATGGGTATTGTTCCTTTTGTATTTGAAGCGGGTGCAAGTTGGCAATCGCTTGGTTTAAAAGGAGATGAACAAATAACGATTGAAGGAATCGATAATTTGAAACCTCGTCAGAAGACTACAGCTACAATCACTTTTTCTGATGGAATGGTGAAAACTGTACCATTATTATGTCGTGTTGATACTGAGGATGAGTTAGATTATTTGCATCATGGTGGCATTTTGCACTATGTTTTGCGTAATTTGGCAGGTTAA
- a CDS encoding heme ABC transporter permease — protein MNELPRQKKTKLFLINSTRFMEISSTVLPWLTSATVLFFILGLALVIHSPDDYQQGITVRIMYIHVPFAWLSTICYIMMSAAALSSLIWNNCLADIALKCSAPIGAIFTALALMTGALWGRPTWGTWWVWDARLTSVLILFFIYLAIITLARAFDNQVKAARATAILTLVGLVNIPIIKFSVNWWNTLHQSASLLRSGGTTIDGPMLWPLITMMFCFILLFILLNLMAMQNEITRRHIQALQTKITRRT, from the coding sequence ATGAATGAATTACCACGTCAAAAAAAAACGAAGCTTTTCCTCATAAATTCAACTCGTTTTATGGAAATTAGCAGTACTGTTTTGCCTTGGTTAACCAGCGCAACAGTGCTTTTTTTTATCTTAGGATTAGCTCTTGTTATACATTCTCCCGATGACTATCAACAAGGTATTACTGTTAGGATTATGTATATTCATGTGCCTTTTGCATGGCTATCTACAATTTGCTACATTATGATGAGTGCCGCTGCACTAAGCAGCCTGATTTGGAATAATTGCCTTGCTGATATAGCACTCAAATGTAGTGCTCCCATTGGAGCAATCTTTACAGCTTTAGCCTTAATGACAGGAGCCCTTTGGGGACGCCCCACATGGGGAACATGGTGGGTATGGGATGCTAGATTAACATCAGTTTTAATCTTATTTTTTATTTATCTTGCTATTATCACGCTCGCTCGTGCTTTTGATAACCAAGTAAAAGCTGCACGTGCTACAGCGATTTTAACACTGGTTGGATTAGTCAACATCCCCATTATTAAATTTTCCGTCAATTGGTGGAATACGCTTCATCAATCAGCATCACTTTTACGTTCAGGTGGCACAACAATTGATGGCCCCATGCTATGGCCACTTATAACTATGATGTTTTGCTTTATTCTTCTATTTATCTTATTAAACTTAATGGCCATGCAAAATGAAATTACTCGTCGTCATATTCAAGCACTCCAAACTAAAATAACCCGTCGTACTTAA
- the ccmD gene encoding heme exporter protein CcmD: MQNKLLANFSQRIDFLLGTLHHEQTVILSYMLSAITLLCFIGHILRKGAHQRKILQQLQAKELILEEKCDENNSIQM; this comes from the coding sequence ATGCAAAACAAACTTTTAGCAAATTTTTCTCAGCGCATTGATTTTCTCCTTGGCACTCTTCACCATGAACAAACTGTCATTTTAAGTTACATGCTTTCTGCAATTACTCTGCTTTGTTTTATTGGGCATATTCTCCGTAAAGGAGCCCATCAAAGAAAAATCTTGCAACAACTACAAGCAAAAGAGCTTATTTTGGAAGAAAAATGCGATGAAAACAACTCCATCCAAATGTAA
- a CDS encoding GcrA family cell cycle regulator gives MSWTCERVELLKKFWSEGLSASQIAAQLGGVSRNAVIGKVHRLKLPGRGKTTPVISRVQKTSTGVGSSIPRMRRAASSVVPENAISCSVGATALKMDFIAEDVEAVDVLEQSKVVVPISRHLNLLQLSENTCRWPVGDPLSSDFHFCGADSGEGNPYCAFHAKIAFQPISEKRRVRI, from the coding sequence ATGAGCTGGACATGTGAACGCGTTGAACTTCTTAAGAAGTTTTGGAGTGAGGGTCTAAGTGCAAGTCAGATCGCAGCTCAACTAGGTGGGGTTAGCAGAAATGCAGTGATCGGTAAAGTGCATCGGCTAAAATTACCAGGGCGTGGTAAAACAACACCTGTGATATCGCGTGTACAAAAAACATCAACAGGTGTTGGTTCATCAATACCACGAATGCGCCGTGCTGCATCTTCTGTAGTTCCAGAAAATGCTATTTCTTGCAGTGTTGGAGCTACAGCTTTGAAAATGGATTTTATAGCTGAGGATGTGGAAGCAGTTGATGTTTTAGAGCAATCAAAAGTGGTTGTTCCTATTTCACGTCATCTTAATCTTTTGCAACTGAGTGAAAATACATGTAGATGGCCAGTGGGAGATCCTTTGTCATCAGATTTTCATTTTTGTGGCGCTGATTCTGGTGAAGGCAACCCTTATTGCGCTTTTCATGCCAAAATAGCGTTTCAACCAATATCAGAAAAACGGCGAGTAAGAATATAA
- a CDS encoding DsbE family thiol:disulfide interchange protein: MKTTPSKCKKSISLSILFGLLAPFLLFLLLILLLFSSIKNKHSNDLSLTPNILIGKQAPKTNLPLLNKDDYLNSEQFKGRITLINFWGSWCPPCREEHPVLMKIAKDHRFDLIGINFKDNKENAKRFLTHFGNPFKLIGFDVSNHTAINWGVYGPPETFVLDKENIIIARHIGPLTWQIYQKEILPKIEKAIAVKGSSNDK, from the coding sequence ATGAAAACAACTCCATCCAAATGTAAAAAAAGTATATCTTTATCTATTTTATTTGGCCTGCTTGCGCCATTTTTGCTCTTTCTTCTTTTAATCTTACTGCTCTTTAGCTCTATAAAAAACAAACACTCTAACGATCTTTCCCTCACCCCAAATATATTAATTGGAAAACAAGCTCCTAAAACTAACCTTCCCTTGTTAAACAAAGACGATTATTTAAATTCAGAACAGTTTAAAGGACGCATAACATTAATTAACTTTTGGGGATCCTGGTGCCCACCTTGCCGTGAAGAACATCCCGTCCTTATGAAAATCGCAAAAGATCATCGTTTTGATCTTATCGGAATTAATTTTAAAGATAACAAAGAAAATGCCAAACGTTTTTTAACTCATTTTGGCAATCCTTTTAAACTTATCGGTTTTGATGTTTCAAACCATACAGCCATTAACTGGGGCGTATATGGACCACCGGAAACCTTTGTTCTGGATAAAGAAAACATCATCATTGCCAGACATATTGGCCCTTTAACATGGCAAATTTATCAAAAAGAAATTCTGCCAAAAATAGAAAAAGCTATAGCTGTCAAAGGATCTTCTAACGATAAATGA
- a CDS encoding FxsA family protein produces MTKFYHIKPRFFVVIVLSVLFIEIASFIVVGNEIGILATLSLILLTMIIGSILLRIQGISLLKNIQRELIQGTMSEYYIADDVLIIIGAILLIFPGFVSDILGISLLIKPIRTFIRFLFLSLKNKINAKTSAKTQNKSEKIIELNAEDYQSYNIKESPWRINDDH; encoded by the coding sequence GTGACAAAATTCTATCATATAAAGCCTCGCTTTTTTGTGGTTATTGTCCTTAGCGTTCTTTTTATCGAAATTGCCAGTTTTATTGTTGTTGGGAATGAAATCGGAATTTTAGCAACTTTAAGTTTAATCCTTTTAACAATGATAATTGGAAGTATTTTATTACGTATTCAGGGTATTAGCCTTTTAAAAAATATACAAAGAGAACTTATCCAAGGGACTATGTCAGAATATTATATAGCTGATGATGTCCTCATTATTATTGGAGCGATTTTACTTATTTTTCCTGGTTTTGTAAGCGATATTTTAGGAATATCACTCCTTATAAAACCTATACGTACCTTTATCCGTTTCCTCTTTTTATCATTAAAAAATAAAATTAATGCTAAAACCAGTGCCAAGACTCAAAATAAATCTGAAAAAATAATTGAGCTTAACGCAGAAGATTATCAAAGCTACAATATCAAAGAATCTCCTTGGCGTATAAATGATGATCATTAA
- a CDS encoding Hsp33 family molecular chaperone, whose amino-acid sequence MNTESKKTNNETYSNDVFLNGDDTVIPFQVEGLDVRGRIVQLGEAVNSILTSHQYPEPVSYLLAEALVLTVLLGTSLKIKGKFILQTHSNGPVNMLVCDFTTPSQLRGYARFDEKSLKQAITNGQTSSKMLLGKGTLAFTIDQGSHTKRYQGIVALDGSNLQEVACTYFDQSEQISTDIRLAVAMLINHDHQGKLTKTWRAGGILTQLLPQASPYHKTHITHKQVKETKTHAQLKDQWQEVKVLTKTIENEELTDPQVGPKRLLFRLFHEQGVTVFKASSIVAQCSCSRKKIKMILDKFSTEERAQTVENQQISVTCEFCSTVYYFKPQEFSETEHE is encoded by the coding sequence ATGAACACTGAAAGCAAAAAAACCAATAACGAAACTTATTCTAATGACGTCTTCTTGAATGGAGATGATACTGTTATTCCCTTTCAAGTTGAAGGACTTGATGTGCGTGGACGTATTGTACAACTTGGAGAAGCTGTAAACTCTATTCTTACAAGCCATCAATATCCTGAACCTGTCTCTTATCTTTTGGCAGAAGCTTTGGTTTTAACCGTTCTGCTTGGAACATCACTCAAAATTAAAGGGAAATTTATCTTACAAACTCACTCTAATGGACCAGTAAATATGCTGGTATGTGACTTTACTACTCCCTCTCAGCTGCGTGGTTACGCTCGCTTTGATGAAAAAAGTTTAAAACAAGCAATAACCAATGGTCAAACATCTTCAAAAATGCTGCTTGGCAAAGGAACCTTAGCATTTACCATCGATCAAGGTTCCCATACGAAACGCTATCAAGGAATTGTCGCATTAGATGGATCAAATTTACAAGAGGTTGCCTGTACTTATTTTGATCAATCAGAACAAATCTCCACAGATATCCGTTTGGCAGTCGCCATGTTAATCAATCATGATCACCAAGGAAAATTAACAAAAACCTGGCGAGCAGGGGGTATTTTAACCCAACTTTTGCCTCAAGCATCACCCTATCATAAAACGCATATAACACATAAACAAGTAAAAGAAACCAAAACTCATGCCCAACTTAAAGATCAATGGCAAGAAGTTAAAGTACTCACTAAAACCATTGAAAATGAAGAGCTTACAGACCCTCAAGTTGGTCCTAAACGGCTACTGTTCCGTCTTTTTCATGAACAAGGCGTTACAGTTTTTAAAGCCTCTTCTATTGTGGCTCAATGTTCTTGCTCACGCAAAAAAATTAAAATGATATTAGATAAATTTTCTACTGAAGAACGTGCTCAAACAGTCGAAAACCAACAAATTTCAGTCACATGTGAATTTTGTTCAACAGTCTATTATTTCAAACCACAAGAATTTTCTGAAACAGAACACGAATGA
- a CDS encoding Tim44/TimA family putative adaptor protein, whose product MEFDVVLVIALVIMVVVFMQLRNVLGKRTGFERPPFDPYSGCSKKQIETETVDHSLSFPHQANARKKDFSEIDAIAPEGSALNDGLRAICQADSNFSPQFFVNGVQIAYEMIMTAFAQGDRDQLKKLLSQDVFESFCAAIERREKREEKVEFTFVGINKVEFVAAEMQKNEEFLTVRIVSEIISVTYNKQNECIDGDPEAIVEIKDVWTFVRNSLSQDPNWKLFATEDGD is encoded by the coding sequence ATGGAATTTGACGTTGTACTTGTAATAGCTCTTGTTATTATGGTTGTTGTTTTTATGCAACTACGTAATGTATTAGGAAAGCGGACTGGTTTTGAAAGACCTCCCTTTGATCCTTATTCTGGTTGTTCTAAAAAGCAGATTGAAACAGAAACAGTCGATCATAGTCTTTCGTTCCCTCATCAGGCTAACGCACGAAAGAAAGATTTTAGCGAAATTGATGCAATTGCACCAGAAGGAAGCGCATTGAATGATGGTTTGCGGGCTATCTGTCAGGCTGATTCTAATTTTTCTCCTCAATTTTTTGTCAATGGTGTTCAAATTGCTTATGAGATGATTATGACAGCTTTTGCACAAGGTGATCGTGATCAGCTTAAAAAGTTGCTTTCTCAAGATGTTTTTGAAAGTTTTTGTGCAGCTATTGAGCGGCGCGAAAAGAGAGAAGAGAAAGTCGAATTTACTTTTGTCGGGATTAATAAAGTTGAATTTGTTGCAGCAGAAATGCAAAAAAATGAAGAGTTTTTAACTGTGCGTATTGTGAGTGAAATTATTTCTGTAACTTATAATAAGCAAAACGAATGTATAGATGGTGATCCTGAAGCTATTGTAGAAATTAAAGATGTTTGGACCTTTGTTCGCAACAGTTTATCACAAGATCCAAATTGGAAACTTTTTGCAACAGAAGATGGAGATTAA
- the ccmB gene encoding heme exporter protein CcmB — protein sequence MKALFWRDLKLTLEPQVSSLTELLFFIAVIMIIPFAIGPDPDILARIGPGILWLGALLASLLNLNKLFQIDHDDGNLDQLILAAHRQSLTLIVFTKCLAHWAGTMLPLILATPILAFMLHLDAKTTFATMLTLLCGTPAIIFIGAIGAALAISLPHSTILTFIIILPWTIPIMIFGVAASTAPIIPNIFFTALAFLIAFSLFLSVFSSFVAAITLKYLY from the coding sequence ATGAAAGCATTATTCTGGCGAGATCTTAAATTAACCTTAGAACCACAAGTTTCTTCACTAACAGAGCTCTTATTTTTTATTGCTGTTATTATGATCATTCCTTTTGCCATCGGGCCAGATCCAGATATTCTCGCACGAATAGGTCCAGGTATATTATGGCTTGGTGCTCTTCTAGCTAGCCTACTTAACCTTAATAAACTGTTTCAAATTGATCATGATGATGGCAATCTTGATCAACTTATCCTTGCCGCTCACAGACAAAGCTTAACACTTATTGTTTTTACCAAATGCCTTGCCCATTGGGCAGGCACTATGCTGCCTCTTATTCTTGCTACCCCTATTTTAGCATTTATGCTCCATTTAGATGCTAAAACAACTTTCGCAACGATGCTCACCCTTTTATGTGGAACACCTGCTATCATTTTTATTGGTGCCATTGGTGCAGCATTGGCAATATCATTGCCGCACAGTACTATCCTCACTTTCATTATTATTCTGCCATGGACAATTCCAATCATGATTTTTGGTGTTGCAGCTTCTACAGCCCCAATAATACCAAACATCTTCTTTACTGCCTTGGCTTTTCTTATTGCTTTCTCACTTTTTTTGAGTGTCTTTAGCTCTTTTGTCGCAGCTATAACACTGAAATATTTATATTAG
- the secB gene encoding protein-export chaperone SecB: MAEGEINNKNAGPVFAVLTQYLKDFSFENPNAPQSLRPREKAPQIDININVDANPAGNDNYDVTLSLSVKAFDDSEILFHVELIYGGIFHIKNIPQEHVMPLVFIECPRLLFPFARQIISDATHNGGFPPLRIDPIDFAALFQKRIAEEQKNNSTQPS; encoded by the coding sequence ATGGCCGAAGGTGAAATAAATAATAAAAATGCAGGGCCAGTTTTTGCTGTATTGACTCAGTACTTAAAAGATTTTTCATTTGAAAATCCAAACGCCCCTCAGTCATTGCGTCCACGAGAAAAAGCACCGCAAATTGATATTAACATAAATGTTGATGCCAACCCAGCTGGCAACGATAATTATGATGTAACCTTATCACTTTCAGTCAAAGCCTTTGATGATTCTGAAATATTATTTCATGTAGAACTAATTTATGGTGGTATTTTCCATATTAAAAATATTCCACAAGAACACGTTATGCCATTGGTCTTTATTGAATGTCCCCGTCTTTTGTTTCCCTTTGCTCGGCAAATTATATCTGATGCTACTCACAATGGTGGTTTTCCGCCCTTGCGCATTGATCCTATCGATTTTGCAGCTTTATTTCAAAAGCGTATTGCTGAAGAACAAAAAAATAACTCAACGCAACCATCTTAA
- the dnaN gene encoding DNA polymerase III subunit beta, which translates to MHITIDRNQFLKSLNRVHRVVERRNTIPILSNVLINASGDGVQLKATDLDLEVIESSLAKVEQEGAITVPAHLLYDIVRKLSSGSEIVLKVDNNQANTMSVVSGCANFQLQCLPKVDFPESLPGQFSCCFSLSASDLKRLFDCTQFAISTEETRYYLNGIYFHVVDDGVLKLRLVATDGHRLAQVDMEAPSEIKDMPGVIIPRKAVGELQKLLSEETEGDVSIELSETKIRFSVGSVVLTSKLIDGTFPEYQRVIPLNNDKKLAVNRQDFSAAVDRVSTISSDRGRAVKLTIENGQLKLVVNNPDSGSAEDQLVADYTSDPLEIGFNSRYLLDIAAQLTSDEMVFMLADAGAPALIRESDDAAALYVLMPIRV; encoded by the coding sequence ATGCACATTACAATTGACCGCAATCAATTTTTAAAGTCTCTTAATCGTGTTCATCGTGTGGTTGAGCGTCGTAATACGATTCCTATTTTGTCAAATGTATTGATTAACGCAAGTGGTGATGGTGTACAATTAAAAGCAACAGATCTTGATCTTGAAGTTATAGAGTCTTCTTTAGCTAAAGTTGAGCAGGAAGGAGCAATAACTGTTCCAGCGCATTTGCTTTATGACATTGTTCGTAAGCTTTCCAGTGGAAGTGAGATTGTGCTAAAGGTTGATAACAATCAAGCAAATACAATGTCTGTTGTTTCTGGTTGTGCTAATTTTCAACTTCAATGTCTTCCTAAGGTAGATTTTCCAGAATCGCTTCCAGGTCAGTTTAGTTGTTGTTTTTCTTTATCGGCATCAGATTTAAAGCGTTTATTTGATTGTACGCAATTTGCTATTTCGACTGAAGAAACGCGTTATTATCTTAATGGTATTTATTTTCATGTCGTTGATGATGGTGTTTTGAAGTTGCGTTTGGTTGCAACTGATGGTCATCGTTTAGCACAGGTTGATATGGAGGCGCCTTCAGAAATTAAGGATATGCCGGGTGTTATTATTCCTCGTAAAGCTGTGGGAGAGTTACAAAAACTGCTTTCCGAAGAAACTGAGGGTGATGTTTCTATAGAACTCTCAGAAACAAAGATTCGTTTCTCTGTTGGGTCTGTGGTTTTGACATCAAAATTAATTGATGGAACATTTCCAGAATATCAACGCGTCATTCCTCTGAACAATGATAAAAAGCTAGCTGTCAACCGGCAGGATTTTTCTGCTGCAGTTGATCGTGTTTCAACAATTTCAAGTGATCGTGGTCGTGCGGTAAAATTAACAATCGAAAATGGGCAGCTAAAGCTTGTAGTTAATAACCCTGATTCTGGAAGTGCAGAAGATCAATTGGTTGCAGATTACACATCTGATCCGCTTGAGATAGGCTTTAATTCACGTTACCTTTTAGATATTGCTGCGCAGCTTACAAGTGATGAAATGGTTTTTATGTTGGCTGATGCTGGGGCACCGGCACTGATTCGTGAAAGTGATGATGCAGCTGCACTTTATGTGCTGATGCCTATTCGTGTTTAG
- a CDS encoding Smr/MutS family protein — protein MARGQEEEGHKLLVLEDSLLWEKVCRTTIPLHDRSSPFMREDIQNTKHKKLQEEHVLSFSQQNQKQLTMVKNSRGMIEQTEKIYFFDRATHRKIAKGHYPIEACIDLHGFIQDEAYFFLKKFLQSSQQRGLRYVLVITGKGQSHGSNGVLCQYVPYWLSTPIFRYYIHAFEKASRQHGGNGALYIRLRSLHKGK, from the coding sequence ATGGCTAGAGGTCAAGAGGAGGAGGGGCATAAGTTATTGGTGTTAGAAGATAGCCTTTTGTGGGAGAAAGTTTGTCGTACTACGATACCGCTTCATGATAGAAGCTCTCCTTTTATGAGAGAAGATATTCAAAATACCAAACATAAAAAACTGCAAGAAGAACATGTTCTTTCATTTTCTCAACAAAATCAAAAACAATTAACGATGGTTAAAAACAGTAGAGGGATGATAGAACAAACAGAAAAAATATATTTTTTCGATCGTGCAACACATCGTAAAATTGCAAAGGGTCACTATCCTATAGAAGCATGTATTGATCTTCATGGTTTTATACAGGATGAAGCCTATTTTTTCTTGAAAAAATTTCTACAATCATCTCAACAGCGTGGATTACGCTATGTTCTAGTGATTACAGGAAAAGGCCAATCACATGGAAGTAATGGCGTTCTATGTCAGTATGTTCCTTATTGGTTATCAACACCAATTTTTCGGTATTATATTCATGCTTTTGAGAAAGCTTCTCGTCAGCATGGTGGAAATGGCGCACTTTATATCCGGTTACGCAGTTTACATAAGGGGAAATAG